The following coding sequences are from one Epilithonimonas vandammei window:
- a CDS encoding RrF2 family transcriptional regulator: MFSKTCEYAIRALIFIAQKSKDGSRISIKDISSGIDSPEYFIAKILQDLSRKGFVQSAKGPNGGFYMDDANLEQSVADIVREIDGDKLFSGCGLGLKECSEDHPCPIHNDFKHIRQEIKTMLEESRIQLFVENLDLKLTFLKQ; encoded by the coding sequence ATGTTTTCTAAAACCTGTGAGTACGCCATTCGAGCTTTGATTTTTATCGCACAGAAGTCTAAGGACGGAAGTCGGATAAGCATTAAAGATATTTCATCGGGTATAGATTCTCCGGAATATTTCATTGCAAAAATACTTCAGGATCTCAGTAGAAAAGGTTTTGTGCAATCGGCAAAAGGACCCAACGGTGGTTTCTATATGGATGATGCCAATCTTGAACAGTCTGTAGCTGATATTGTGAGAGAAATAGATGGTGACAAACTATTTTCGGGTTGCGGTCTTGGTCTTAAAGAATGTTCGGAAGATCACCCTTGTCCTATCCATAATGATTTTAAACACATACGACAGGAAATAAAAACAATGTTGGAAGAATCTAGAATTCAACTTTTTGTAGAAAATCTGGATTTAAAACTGACATTCCTAAAACAATAA
- a CDS encoding winged helix-turn-helix domain-containing protein produces MESLKIKGRIWIETESGLKIGIGRARLLEQIDELGSITEASKILEIPYRKAWGIVREINANSSKEIVIKEAGGKSGGKSSLTDYGKKIVEKFKTAEECFMKFSEDEIF; encoded by the coding sequence ATGGAAAGTCTGAAAATCAAAGGCAGAATCTGGATTGAAACCGAATCCGGACTGAAAATCGGCATCGGAAGAGCCCGACTTTTAGAACAAATTGACGAGTTGGGTTCCATCACAGAAGCCTCAAAAATTTTGGAAATTCCGTATCGAAAGGCGTGGGGAATTGTGCGGGAAATCAACGCCAATTCGTCCAAAGAAATCGTCATCAAAGAAGCAGGTGGGAAATCCGGTGGAAAAAGTTCACTCACAGATTACGGAAAAAAAATTGTGGAAAAATTCAAAACAGCCGAGGAATGTTTTATGAAATTTTCTGAAGATGAGATTTTTTGA
- a CDS encoding DUF438 domain-containing protein — translation MDKNQFKSGHPVQTYLIEEEIIISLLEELNNTNANEEFQKFYNLFNQLATVERRFERKENQLFPFLEQKGWTGPSRNMWSFHDTIREIFRIIRKNIDEKDLDSAMENTEYAGQNLRNLIAVEKTVLFPNALDILTEDEWIKMREGEDEIGWMLSKPPAKYPEDNQYVHPSEDTVVRTDVVFDENASHFDEGYMTIEQVNLLFRTLPLDLTYVDENDRVIFYNRGEERVFPRSAGIIGREVKFCHPPKSVDTVLKIVEAFRKGEQNEASFWFNYKEKLIYVRYFAVRDAQKNYRGVIEMSQDISETKKIEGERRLLEWE, via the coding sequence ATGGATAAAAATCAATTTAAATCAGGACATCCTGTTCAAACTTATTTGATCGAAGAAGAAATAATTATTTCTTTGTTAGAAGAACTGAACAATACAAATGCAAACGAAGAATTTCAGAAGTTTTACAATCTTTTCAATCAACTGGCAACCGTTGAAAGACGATTTGAAAGAAAAGAAAATCAACTGTTTCCGTTTTTAGAGCAGAAAGGATGGACAGGGCCTTCCAGAAATATGTGGTCTTTCCACGATACAATAAGGGAAATTTTCAGGATCATCAGAAAAAATATCGATGAAAAAGATCTGGATTCTGCGATGGAAAACACAGAGTATGCAGGACAGAATTTGAGGAATCTAATAGCGGTTGAGAAAACAGTTTTGTTTCCTAACGCTTTGGATATTCTTACAGAGGATGAATGGATCAAAATGCGTGAAGGAGAAGATGAGATCGGCTGGATGCTTAGCAAACCTCCCGCAAAATATCCTGAAGACAATCAATATGTACATCCATCAGAAGATACAGTCGTAAGAACCGATGTCGTTTTTGATGAAAATGCATCACATTTCGACGAAGGATATATGACAATTGAACAAGTTAATCTATTATTTAGAACTTTACCTTTAGATTTGACCTATGTCGATGAAAATGACAGAGTGATTTTCTATAATCGAGGAGAAGAACGTGTTTTCCCCAGAAGTGCGGGGATCATCGGAAGGGAGGTAAAATTCTGCCATCCTCCAAAAAGTGTTGATACAGTATTGAAAATAGTAGAGGCATTTCGGAAAGGAGAACAAAATGAAGCATCATTTTGGTTTAACTATAAAGAGAAGTTGATTTATGTTCGATATTTTGCTGTTCGGGATGCTCAGAAAAATTACCGGGGTGTAATCGAAATGTCTCAAGATATTTCCGAAACCAAAAAAATTGAAGGCGAAAGAAGATTGTTGGAGTGGGAATGA
- a CDS encoding formylglycine-generating enzyme family protein: MRVFVFICAVILNLGLASCSESPKSHPNTSVADHQLEFISSSKKMMKIDSGSYRAFIGKDSNNIIKVKSFYIDDSPVTNTEYLTFLKANPQWTRSKVLRLYADSTYLKHWKGDYQLPEKINPDAPVTNVSWFAAEAYAKSVGKRLPTIEEWEYVGLADRCSKNASDKPHFTDFILREYQQRKSNMNKVVRQGEPNFYGVYDMYGMVWEWTYDFNSVMMSGESRKDNTTNESLFCAGGAITASDLRNYAAFVRYALRGSVKANNCLNNLGFRCARDFEN; the protein is encoded by the coding sequence ATGAGAGTTTTTGTCTTCATTTGTGCAGTCATCCTGAATTTGGGTTTAGCTTCCTGTTCAGAGTCTCCCAAAAGTCATCCGAATACGTCTGTTGCAGATCATCAGTTAGAATTCATTTCCAGTTCAAAAAAAATGATGAAAATAGACAGCGGATCGTACAGAGCTTTTATCGGAAAAGATTCTAACAATATTATTAAAGTAAAATCTTTTTATATTGATGACAGCCCGGTGACCAATACAGAATATCTCACATTTCTGAAAGCTAATCCTCAATGGACCAGAAGCAAAGTGCTTCGGTTATACGCAGACAGCACTTACCTCAAACATTGGAAAGGCGATTATCAGCTTCCGGAAAAAATAAATCCCGACGCTCCCGTCACCAATGTTTCCTGGTTTGCCGCAGAAGCGTATGCTAAAAGTGTGGGCAAAAGGCTTCCAACAATAGAAGAATGGGAATATGTTGGACTTGCAGACCGCTGTTCTAAAAATGCTTCTGATAAACCTCATTTTACAGATTTTATACTTAGAGAATACCAACAGCGGAAAAGCAATATGAATAAAGTTGTAAGACAAGGTGAACCCAATTTTTACGGCGTTTACGATATGTACGGAATGGTTTGGGAATGGACGTACGATTTCAATTCGGTGATGATGAGCGGAGAATCTAGAAAAGACAATACCACCAACGAGTCTTTGTTTTGTGCCGGTGGTGCCATTACCGCTTCGGATCTTAGAAATTATGCTGCCTTTGTGCGTTATGCACTTCGCGGAAGTGTCAAAGCTAACAACTGTCTCAACAATCTCGGTTTCCGATGTGCAAGAGATTTTGAAAATTAA
- a CDS encoding molybdenum cofactor biosynthesis protein MoaE — protein sequence MKKIKDIFIEGPINPIFVAESITKHTVKTTIGGHSIFLGQIREDMIDKKKVQAIHFTAYKEMALEKAHEIREEIIAKYGLTCAHIYHSLGEIKVGEICLFVFTSAAHRKEAINACDEMVDRIKKEVPLWGKEILEDNFHTWKENKQ from the coding sequence ATGAAAAAAATCAAAGATATTTTTATCGAAGGTCCTATCAATCCAATATTCGTTGCTGAAAGCATTACCAAGCATACGGTCAAAACCACGATTGGCGGACACAGTATTTTTCTTGGTCAGATCCGCGAAGATATGATTGACAAGAAAAAAGTTCAAGCAATACATTTTACAGCTTACAAAGAAATGGCTCTTGAAAAGGCACATGAGATCCGTGAAGAGATTATTGCAAAATATGGGTTAACCTGTGCACATATTTACCATTCGTTGGGGGAAATCAAGGTGGGTGAAATCTGCCTCTTCGTTTTCACTTCAGCTGCGCATCGTAAGGAAGCCATCAACGCCTGTGATGAAATGGTTGATAGGATTAAGAAAGAAGTTCCTTTATGGGGCAAAGAAATACTGGAAGATAACTTTCACACTTGGAAAGAAAATAAACAATAA
- the nirK gene encoding copper-containing nitrite reductase — MKKTFIIATVLSAFISLNSCKQNNSTSSENNSDTEKIKTDGSVEEQKSVAPPNVPAPVGDRAAKKVVVRLETIEKTGELADGTQYNFWTFNGTVPGSFIRARVGDEIELHLKNNENNTFPHNIDLHAVNGPGGGAEATFVAPGTEKVFNFKALNPGLYVYHCATAPVGMHIANGMYGLILIEPEGGLPKVDKEYYIMQGDFYTKGKFGDKGLQEFDMDKAIAEHPEYVVFNGKTGALLGDGELQAKVGETVRFFVGNGGPNLTSSFHVIGEIFDRVYMEGGSKINENVQTTVIPPGGASIVEFKATVPGEYVIVDHAIFRAFNKGALGKIKVTGPDNPAVYKKNP; from the coding sequence ATGAAAAAGACATTCATCATCGCAACAGTTTTATCAGCTTTCATCAGTCTGAATTCCTGTAAACAAAACAATTCTACAAGCTCTGAAAATAATTCAGATACAGAGAAAATTAAAACGGACGGCTCCGTAGAAGAGCAAAAATCTGTAGCACCGCCCAATGTGCCGGCTCCTGTTGGAGATCGAGCAGCAAAGAAAGTTGTCGTTCGTCTCGAAACCATTGAGAAGACCGGCGAATTGGCAGACGGTACGCAATATAATTTCTGGACTTTCAACGGAACGGTTCCGGGAAGTTTTATCCGTGCAAGGGTAGGCGATGAAATCGAACTTCACTTAAAAAATAATGAAAACAATACATTCCCTCACAACATCGACCTCCACGCTGTTAATGGTCCCGGTGGCGGTGCAGAAGCCACTTTCGTAGCGCCGGGAACGGAAAAAGTTTTCAATTTTAAAGCACTGAATCCCGGACTTTATGTTTACCATTGTGCCACAGCTCCTGTAGGAATGCACATTGCCAACGGAATGTACGGTCTCATCCTTATCGAACCGGAAGGCGGACTGCCAAAAGTGGACAAAGAATACTACATTATGCAGGGCGATTTCTACACCAAAGGGAAATTTGGTGACAAAGGTCTTCAGGAATTCGATATGGATAAAGCCATTGCAGAACATCCAGAATATGTAGTATTTAACGGAAAAACCGGAGCTCTTTTGGGCGATGGCGAGTTGCAGGCAAAAGTAGGTGAAACGGTGCGTTTCTTCGTAGGAAACGGTGGTCCGAACCTTACATCTTCATTCCACGTGATCGGGGAAATCTTCGACAGAGTGTATATGGAAGGCGGCAGCAAAATCAATGAAAATGTACAGACCACGGTTATTCCTCCTGGTGGAGCGTCTATTGTAGAGTTCAAAGCAACCGTTCCCGGTGAATATGTGATTGTTGACCACGCAATTTTCAGAGCTTTCAACAAAGGAGCTTTAGGCAAAATTAAAGTTACAGGACCGGATAATCCTGCAGTTTATAAAAAGAATCCATAA
- a CDS encoding DUF6755 family protein — protein sequence MSIRKKPIKKVTFRVNEMLVAIISIYILLVSMQMWLLFGTINKALDKEHIDFAWYSAIGSVVIFLCTIFFLRYVPDIPTGQIKNSEAEKDDKAY from the coding sequence ATGTCAATACGAAAGAAACCCATCAAAAAAGTAACATTCCGCGTCAACGAAATGTTGGTTGCCATCATCAGCATTTACATCTTGTTGGTCAGTATGCAGATGTGGCTTTTGTTCGGAACAATTAACAAAGCTTTAGACAAAGAACATATCGATTTTGCTTGGTATTCCGCAATCGGTTCTGTTGTTATATTTCTGTGTACTATTTTCTTTTTGAGATATGTACCCGATATTCCGACTGGACAAATCAAAAATTCAGAAGCCGAAAAAGATGACAAAGCCTACTGA
- a CDS encoding molybdopterin molybdotransferase MoeA — protein sequence MNHFISVSEAKKIIETQIFRTEKVTLSILEAQGSYTSEPIFATLDVPSFDNSAMDGYGFRFDDLADFSELNVTEIIPAGISKIDFVLNRGEAVRIFTGAKIPDGVDTVIMQEKTTRIVDRIQFNDDEISKGENIRLKGSQTKVGTKIIEENTLVNHAVIGFLAGFGIEKIGVYKKLNIGLLYTGNELVEIGKPLLDGEIYNSNTYTLQSALSEINHQFSFVYHVEDTEEATFSAIKNGLETVDILLITGGISVGDYDYVKSALEKIGVSELFYKIRQKPGKPLYFGKLEEKFVFALPGNPASVFSCYHQYVKPFLLGCFGRKEFDEEQDFAISESFAKKKNKDQTQFLKAFYTKGKVLILNAQESYKMDSVAQANCLVEFPEGATEINIGEKVKIWKV from the coding sequence ATGAACCATTTCATCTCCGTTTCCGAAGCTAAAAAAATAATCGAAACACAAATTTTTCGTACAGAAAAAGTGACGCTCTCAATTTTAGAAGCACAAGGTTCTTACACCTCAGAACCGATTTTTGCAACATTAGATGTTCCGTCTTTCGACAATTCTGCGATGGATGGTTATGGATTTCGATTTGATGATTTGGCAGATTTTTCAGAATTAAATGTCACTGAAATTATTCCAGCTGGGATTTCAAAAATCGATTTTGTTTTGAATAGAGGAGAAGCCGTGCGCATTTTTACGGGAGCAAAAATTCCTGATGGTGTCGATACCGTGATTATGCAGGAAAAAACGACCAGAATTGTCGACCGAATTCAATTTAATGATGATGAAATTTCAAAAGGTGAAAATATTCGTTTGAAAGGTTCTCAAACCAAAGTCGGAACAAAAATAATTGAAGAAAATACGTTGGTCAATCACGCAGTCATCGGATTTTTGGCAGGATTTGGAATTGAGAAAATAGGAGTTTACAAAAAATTAAATATAGGACTTTTGTATACCGGAAATGAGTTAGTAGAAATAGGAAAACCACTTCTGGATGGCGAAATTTACAATTCTAATACGTACACGCTTCAATCAGCTTTATCTGAAATCAATCATCAGTTTTCGTTCGTCTATCACGTAGAAGATACTGAAGAAGCAACTTTTTCTGCTATAAAAAATGGCTTAGAAACGGTGGATATTTTATTAATTACTGGTGGGATTTCTGTCGGAGATTATGATTATGTGAAATCGGCTTTAGAAAAAATAGGTGTTTCAGAATTATTTTATAAAATAAGACAGAAACCCGGAAAACCTTTGTACTTCGGAAAACTTGAAGAGAAATTTGTTTTTGCGTTGCCCGGAAATCCCGCTTCTGTTTTTTCCTGCTATCATCAATATGTGAAGCCGTTTTTGCTCGGTTGTTTTGGGCGAAAAGAGTTTGATGAAGAACAAGATTTTGCCATTTCGGAATCTTTTGCAAAGAAGAAAAACAAGGATCAAACCCAGTTTCTGAAAGCATTTTACACAAAAGGAAAAGTGCTCATTCTCAACGCACAGGAATCTTATAAAATGGATTCTGTAGCACAAGCCAACTGTTTGGTGGAGTTTCCCGAAGGCGCAACTGAAATCAACATCGGAGAAAAAGTCAAAATATGGAAAGTCTGA
- the moaA gene encoding GTP 3',8-cyclase MoaA — protein MTKPTDLLDSFGRKHDYLRLSITDSCNFRCLYCMPDEPFKSTPSIELMKSQEIFEISKIFVQQFNINKIRITGGEPLVRNDFETIIQQISTLGASIGITTNGVLLHKYFDLFKKCGVRNLNISIDSLDREKFKYITKRDLFQTVWDNIKESIKRGFNVKLNVVVMRGFNEDEIPEFIALSHHYPIELRFIEFMPFTGNSWEKNKVIPISEMLTLVAEHFTFEKVEDHKNDTSRKYRIDAESKGVFGLISTMSNSFCAGCNRIRITSDGKMKNCLFGADEFDLLKSFRNNESLTELIKLGIIKKHKEKGGQFSEMENVNNQKIINRSMIKIGG, from the coding sequence ATGACAAAGCCTACTGATTTACTCGATTCCTTCGGGCGAAAACACGATTATCTCCGACTCTCGATTACCGATAGTTGCAATTTCCGATGTCTGTATTGTATGCCCGATGAACCGTTCAAAAGCACACCATCCATCGAGTTGATGAAAAGCCAGGAAATTTTCGAAATTTCCAAAATTTTCGTTCAACAATTTAATATCAATAAGATCAGAATTACAGGTGGTGAACCATTGGTAAGAAATGATTTTGAAACCATTATTCAACAAATTTCTACGTTGGGAGCGAGTATTGGGATTACAACCAACGGCGTTTTGCTTCATAAATATTTTGATTTATTTAAGAAATGTGGCGTCAGAAATCTCAATATCAGTATCGATTCGCTCGACCGGGAAAAGTTTAAATATATTACAAAAAGAGATCTTTTTCAAACGGTTTGGGACAATATTAAAGAAAGCATAAAACGTGGGTTCAATGTAAAACTAAATGTCGTTGTAATGCGAGGTTTTAATGAAGACGAAATCCCAGAATTCATCGCACTTTCTCATCATTATCCGATTGAGTTGAGGTTTATAGAATTTATGCCTTTCACAGGGAATTCTTGGGAGAAAAATAAAGTCATTCCGATTTCCGAAATGCTCACTTTGGTTGCAGAACATTTCACTTTCGAAAAGGTGGAAGACCATAAAAATGATACGTCAAGAAAATACAGAATTGATGCAGAAAGTAAGGGCGTTTTTGGTTTGATTTCCACAATGAGCAACTCATTTTGTGCTGGTTGTAACCGAATCCGCATCACATCCGACGGAAAAATGAAAAATTGTCTTTTCGGCGCAGATGAATTTGATTTGTTAAAATCTTTCAGAAATAATGAAAGTTTAACTGAACTGATCAAATTGGGAATCATCAAAAAACATAAAGAAAAAGGCGGACAATTCTCCGAAATGGAAAATGTAAACAACCAAAAAATCATCAACAGAAGTATGATAAAAATTGGCGGATAA
- the moaCB gene encoding bifunctional molybdenum cofactor biosynthesis protein MoaC/MoaB, with protein MVNITHKNNTLRKAMAEAVLSVSSQETIDAIVNNSVPKGNVFEMSKTAGLFAAKKTSDVIPDCHPIPIEYTSIQFEIRDLEIYITSEIHTIYKTGVEVEAMHSASVVALTMYDMLKPIDKNIEIRNIRLIEKKGGKSDLKDSGVGINASVIVCSDSIFAGKKEDKAGKAIISALEKNLVSIDDYIIIPDEIVEIQSKINFYVQNGISLVMITGGTGLSKRDVTPEAVRPLMDREIPGVAEAIRNYGQLRTPYSMLSRSIAGMIGETLVIALPGSTKGAEESMDAIFPGILHIYKIINGGKH; from the coding sequence ATGGTTAATATTACTCATAAAAATAATACCCTCAGAAAAGCTATGGCTGAGGCTGTCCTGAGCGTTAGTTCACAAGAAACGATTGATGCGATTGTCAACAATTCTGTTCCGAAGGGCAATGTTTTTGAGATGTCAAAAACGGCGGGATTATTTGCTGCCAAAAAAACCAGTGATGTTATTCCTGATTGTCATCCTATTCCGATAGAATATACTTCCATACAATTTGAGATCAGAGATTTGGAAATTTATATCACATCTGAAATTCATACAATTTATAAAACCGGGGTAGAAGTCGAGGCGATGCATTCAGCTTCTGTCGTGGCACTCACAATGTATGATATGCTGAAACCGATTGATAAAAATATAGAAATCAGAAATATCAGACTGATCGAGAAAAAAGGTGGTAAATCAGACCTCAAGGATTCTGGAGTGGGAATTAACGCTTCCGTAATAGTTTGTTCAGACAGTATTTTTGCAGGGAAAAAAGAAGATAAAGCAGGAAAGGCGATTATTTCAGCATTGGAGAAAAACCTCGTAAGTATTGATGATTATATCATTATTCCTGACGAGATTGTGGAAATTCAAAGCAAAATAAACTTTTACGTCCAAAACGGAATTTCCCTTGTAATGATCACAGGAGGAACAGGACTTTCAAAAAGGGATGTTACTCCAGAAGCTGTTCGTCCATTAATGGACAGAGAAATTCCCGGAGTTGCAGAAGCCATTAGAAATTACGGACAATTGCGTACACCTTATTCTATGCTTTCCAGAAGCATTGCCGGAATGATAGGTGAGACATTGGTCATTGCACTTCCTGGTTCTACAAAAGGAGCGGAGGAGTCAATGGATGCGATATTTCCTGGAATTTTACATATCTATAAAATAATAAATGGAGGCAAGCATTAA
- a CDS encoding molybdopterin-dependent oxidoreductase, with the protein MKKLSNLITIVMIAVTMLQCKKSEATNPATDNSAKTSQKHSEEKENHKHDEKDDLKYVSKEIKVTGDVVTPLTLTVDSLKKMKVVELNDFKIVCQTGLTKDSVESTKGVLLTDILEKAKIAQQEHKDRNFYIVARASDDYKATFSWAELFNNPTGEKVYVLFEQNGKPLKEKGEMILVSMTDTKTGPRHVKWLKSIEVTRVK; encoded by the coding sequence ATGAAAAAATTATCCAATTTGATTACGATTGTGATGATTGCAGTCACAATGTTACAATGCAAAAAATCTGAAGCAACCAATCCAGCGACGGATAATTCTGCAAAAACTTCTCAAAAACATTCTGAAGAAAAAGAAAACCACAAACACGACGAGAAAGATGACTTAAAATATGTGAGTAAAGAAATAAAAGTAACAGGGGATGTCGTAACACCATTGACTTTAACGGTCGATTCTTTGAAAAAAATGAAAGTCGTAGAACTCAACGATTTCAAAATTGTTTGCCAGACAGGATTGACCAAAGATAGCGTAGAATCTACAAAAGGAGTTTTGCTAACCGACATTTTGGAAAAAGCAAAAATCGCACAACAAGAGCATAAAGACCGCAATTTCTACATCGTTGCAAGAGCTTCAGACGATTACAAAGCCACCTTTTCCTGGGCAGAATTATTCAACAATCCGACTGGTGAAAAAGTGTATGTATTATTTGAGCAAAACGGAAAACCTCTGAAAGAAAAAGGAGAAATGATTTTAGTAAGTATGACTGATACGAAAACCGGTCCGCGCCACGTAAAATGGCTTAAAAGCATCGAAGTAACCCGCGTGAAATAA
- a CDS encoding molybdenum cofactor guanylyltransferase, protein MKAIILAGGKSSRMGQDKASMILGGKTLIQHIIDNLSFVFDEIFISGNHSNYPISKGIIKDVTTQKGPMGGIRSALEFCQEDIFVCSCDMPFVSSDLIENILQKKVEYRINVVRFGEKIYPVVGIYPFSILNDLKKTIENGNLRMTSFLEQQNAHYIDFEDSFEHQLLNINTPENFKTAEKIIKSKLK, encoded by the coding sequence ATGAAAGCCATCATTTTAGCAGGAGGCAAAAGCTCCAGAATGGGACAAGATAAAGCCTCGATGATTTTGGGCGGAAAAACCTTGATACAGCACATTATCGATAATTTGTCTTTTGTTTTTGATGAGATTTTTATTTCAGGAAATCATTCAAATTATCCAATTTCGAAGGGCATTATTAAAGATGTTACAACACAAAAAGGTCCGATGGGTGGAATTCGCTCCGCCTTAGAATTTTGCCAGGAAGATATTTTTGTTTGCAGTTGCGATATGCCCTTCGTTTCTTCGGATTTGATTGAAAATATTCTTCAAAAAAAAGTAGAATACAGAATTAATGTCGTGCGTTTTGGCGAAAAAATATATCCGGTTGTGGGCATTTATCCTTTTTCTATTCTGAATGATTTAAAGAAAACCATCGAAAACGGAAACCTCAGAATGACGAGCTTTCTGGAACAACAAAACGCTCATTACATAGATTTTGAAGACAGTTTTGAGCATCAACTTTTAAATATAAATACGCCCGAAAATTTTAAAACTGCGGAAAAAATTATTAAATCTAAATTAAAATGA
- a CDS encoding MoaD/ThiS family protein, whose translation MKLKIFGKLADIFHGNEYDLDSENVKSVSELKVKLFEKFPELKESTFLIIVNGVKANDSKIISIPSEIALLPPYSGG comes from the coding sequence ATGAAACTAAAAATATTTGGAAAACTGGCCGATATTTTCCACGGAAACGAATACGATTTGGATTCTGAAAACGTAAAGTCTGTTTCAGAATTAAAAGTAAAACTCTTCGAAAAATTCCCGGAATTGAAAGAATCAACTTTTTTAATTATCGTAAACGGCGTGAAAGCAAACGATAGCAAAATCATTTCCATACCATCAGAAATTGCCTTGTTACCGCCATATTCGGGAGGATAA
- a CDS encoding HesA/MoeB/ThiF family protein: MMNLERYNRQIILPDFGISSQDKLLNSSVLVVGSGGLGCPALQVLVSSGIGKIGIVDFDVVEIQNLHRQFLFDEKDIGFPKVIVAEKHLKNRNSETEIEIFNEKITTKNVIHLIENYDVIADCTDNFATRYLLNDACYLMKKPLVYASLFRDEGQVSVFNVEKEDQMTNYRDLFPVPPNQSEVPNCNEAGVLPSHSAVIGTFQANEVIKLLSGSAETLIHQLLIFNTKNYQSMKIKFNENQEKAGPKTIEEFQNFDYEEFCSLNKNDEINSFSELQSFLNHDKSILIDVREEDEQPKISAMKILELPFGTLEENLERLNGYTSICFVCVSGIRSQKAVKLLKNHFPDKEIKHFKSGIKSILQ; this comes from the coding sequence ATGATGAATTTAGAAAGATACAACAGACAAATCATCCTTCCGGATTTTGGGATTTCTTCGCAAGATAAATTGTTGAATTCTTCTGTGTTGGTGGTTGGTTCGGGAGGTTTGGGTTGTCCTGCGCTTCAGGTTTTGGTTTCTTCGGGAATTGGGAAAATCGGGATTGTAGATTTTGATGTGGTTGAAATTCAAAATCTGCATCGCCAGTTTTTGTTTGATGAAAAAGATATTGGTTTCCCCAAAGTTATCGTTGCCGAAAAACATCTGAAAAACAGAAATTCCGAAACCGAAATTGAAATTTTTAATGAAAAAATAACGACCAAAAATGTCATTCATTTAATTGAAAATTATGACGTTATCGCAGATTGTACCGATAATTTTGCAACCCGATATTTGCTGAATGACGCCTGCTATCTGATGAAAAAACCTTTGGTCTATGCATCTCTTTTTCGAGATGAAGGTCAGGTTTCGGTCTTCAATGTGGAGAAGGAAGATCAAATGACCAATTATAGAGATTTATTTCCGGTTCCGCCCAATCAGAGTGAAGTTCCAAATTGTAATGAAGCGGGAGTTTTGCCGTCGCATTCGGCTGTTATCGGAACTTTTCAGGCGAATGAAGTCATCAAGTTATTAAGCGGTTCAGCCGAGACTTTGATTCATCAGTTACTGATTTTTAATACCAAAAATTATCAATCAATGAAAATTAAATTTAATGAAAATCAAGAAAAAGCGGGACCAAAAACCATCGAAGAATTTCAAAATTTTGATTATGAAGAATTCTGTAGTCTTAATAAAAATGATGAAATAAATTCATTTTCAGAACTTCAATCGTTTTTAAATCATGACAAAAGCATTTTGATCGATGTAAGAGAAGAGGACGAACAGCCTAAAATTTCAGCAATGAAGATTTTAGAACTTCCATTTGGCACACTTGAAGAAAATTTGGAAAGATTGAATGGCTATACATCGATCTGTTTTGTATGTGTTTCAGGAATCAGGAGTCAGAAAGCGGTAAAACTTTTAAAAAATCATTTTCCGGATAAAGAAATAAAACATTTTAAATCAGGCATAAAATCAATTTTACAATGA